One window of the Conexibacter sp. SYSU D00693 genome contains the following:
- a CDS encoding NTP transferase domain-containing protein produces MNFAPSPRPVHVVVLAAGRGSRLGALGDATPKWLLEVGGRTLADRHLEAFAAAGGAVASVRVVTGHAATAIIHELADSPQVDEVVHNPQYATRNNWWSLLLALRRLPAGEPVAVVNADLLADPDAVASFLVAAANGPAEGLLAVDLQRLLTDESMKVQLDDGGALSRIGKVGIAAPVGEYVGLLMARGRVLTALRAALERFADCPASFDEWYEGAVGATAATGHRWEVWPMPSSGWVEIDDDADLDLARTVAAGAPA; encoded by the coding sequence GTGAACTTCGCCCCGTCTCCCCGCCCCGTCCACGTCGTCGTCCTGGCCGCCGGCCGGGGCAGTCGCCTGGGGGCCCTGGGAGACGCCACGCCCAAGTGGCTGCTCGAGGTCGGAGGCCGCACCCTGGCCGACCGCCACCTCGAGGCGTTCGCCGCCGCCGGCGGCGCGGTCGCGTCGGTCCGCGTCGTCACGGGACATGCGGCGACGGCGATCATCCACGAGCTGGCCGACTCGCCGCAGGTCGACGAGGTCGTCCACAACCCGCAGTACGCCACCCGCAACAACTGGTGGTCGCTGCTCCTCGCGCTGCGCCGGCTCCCGGCCGGCGAGCCCGTCGCCGTGGTCAACGCCGACCTGCTCGCCGACCCTGACGCGGTGGCGTCGTTCCTCGTCGCCGCGGCCAACGGCCCGGCCGAGGGCCTGCTCGCCGTCGACCTCCAGCGCCTGCTGACCGACGAGTCCATGAAGGTCCAGCTCGACGACGGCGGCGCGCTGTCGCGCATCGGCAAGGTCGGCATCGCCGCGCCGGTGGGGGAGTACGTCGGCCTGCTCATGGCGCGCGGCCGGGTGCTCACCGCCCTGCGCGCCGCGCTCGAGCGCTTCGCCGACTGCCCCGCGTCGTTCGACGAGTGGTACGAGGGCGCCGTCGGCGCCACCGCCGCCACGGGGCACCGCTGGGAGGTCTGGCCCATGCCGAGCTCCGGCTGGGTCGAGATCGACGACGACGCCGACCTCGACCTGGCCAGGACGGTCGCCGCGGGAGCACCCGCATGA
- a CDS encoding glycerophosphodiester phosphodiesterase, protein MEVIAHRGASAHRAEHTAEAFDLAVAQGADVVELDLRATACGEPVCLHDPTLARTHGDPRAIAATRLDELDAATRPLTLAQVLWRYGQRTRLLLELKAPGAPVVATVERVRAAGVADRVVLQSFDADALRRARRLAPELPAALLTARRPTGADLDRAAAEGLQGVGVPQETVDADLVAAVHRRGLVLRAYTANTPRRLRELADLGVDGLITDAPDRARAVVDARRRAAA, encoded by the coding sequence ATGGAGGTCATCGCCCACCGCGGCGCCTCCGCGCACCGCGCCGAGCACACCGCCGAGGCCTTCGACCTGGCGGTCGCCCAGGGCGCGGACGTGGTCGAGCTCGACCTGCGCGCGACGGCCTGCGGCGAGCCGGTCTGCCTGCACGACCCGACGCTCGCGCGCACCCACGGCGACCCGCGGGCGATCGCCGCGACACGCCTCGACGAGCTCGACGCCGCGACCCGCCCGCTCACCCTCGCCCAGGTCCTGTGGCGCTACGGGCAGCGCACCCGGCTGCTGCTGGAGCTCAAGGCGCCCGGGGCCCCGGTGGTGGCGACCGTCGAGCGCGTCCGTGCCGCCGGGGTCGCCGACCGCGTCGTCCTGCAGTCCTTCGACGCGGACGCCCTGCGCCGCGCCCGCCGCCTCGCACCGGAGCTGCCGGCCGCCCTCCTCACCGCCCGCCGTCCGACGGGCGCCGACCTGGACCGCGCCGCCGCCGAGGGGCTGCAGGGCGTCGGCGTCCCGCAGGAGACGGTGGACGCCGACCTCGTCGCCGCGGTCCACCGGCGGGGCCTGGTGCTGCGGGCGTACACCGCCAACACGCCGCGGCGCCTGCGCGAGCTGGCCGACCTCGGCGTCGACGGCCTGATCACCGACGCCCCCGACCGCGCCCGCGCCGTCGTCGACGCGCGCCGCCGCGCCGCCGCCTAG
- a CDS encoding CDP-glycerol glycerophosphotransferase family protein → MRIAFHSFEGRYSDNPRALYEALVRDGAAAEHEVVWLADPRHGTGFPEDVATVPWGTPEGRAALEAADLLVANTHTDCVWDKRPEAVYLQTWHGTPLKRIHWDVLWAPEGRLERLQGDVDRWDLLVSPSPAATPLLRGAFHFEGEVLETGYPRNDVLVGREAGAVRARVRRELGLADGTTAVLYTPTWRDDAVFEAGGRAPSLELDVDRFRAGLGADVVLLLRLHYMLTGALGDLSGDRVLDVSLHPEVAELYLAADVLVTDYSSTMFDFGVTGKPQAFFVYDLEDYADRLRGFYFELEPIAPGPLVRTTGELVRALGDLDGLHARYAERRRAFHERFCGLEDGGATRRVLDRALALARERGAR, encoded by the coding sequence ATGCGCATCGCGTTCCACAGCTTCGAGGGCCGCTACAGCGACAACCCCCGCGCCCTGTACGAGGCGCTCGTCCGGGACGGCGCGGCGGCCGAGCACGAGGTCGTCTGGCTCGCCGACCCCCGCCACGGGACGGGGTTCCCGGAGGACGTCGCCACGGTGCCGTGGGGCACCCCGGAGGGCCGGGCGGCGCTCGAGGCGGCGGACCTGCTGGTCGCCAACACGCACACCGACTGCGTCTGGGACAAGCGCCCGGAGGCGGTGTACCTGCAGACGTGGCACGGGACGCCGCTCAAGCGCATCCACTGGGACGTCCTGTGGGCGCCCGAGGGCCGGCTCGAGCGCCTGCAGGGCGACGTCGACCGGTGGGACCTCCTGGTCTCCCCCTCCCCCGCCGCCACGCCGCTCCTGCGCGGGGCCTTCCACTTCGAGGGCGAGGTCCTCGAGACGGGCTACCCGCGCAACGACGTCCTCGTCGGCCGCGAGGCCGGCGCGGTGCGGGCGCGGGTGCGGCGCGAGCTGGGCCTGGCCGACGGCACGACGGCCGTCCTCTACACCCCGACGTGGCGCGACGACGCCGTGTTCGAGGCGGGCGGGCGCGCCCCGTCGCTCGAGCTCGACGTGGACCGGTTCCGGGCCGGCCTGGGCGCCGACGTCGTCCTGCTGCTGCGCCTGCACTACATGCTCACCGGCGCCCTGGGCGACCTGTCGGGCGACCGGGTCCTCGACGTCTCGCTGCACCCGGAGGTCGCCGAGCTCTACCTCGCCGCCGACGTCCTCGTGACGGACTACTCCTCGACGATGTTCGACTTCGGGGTGACCGGCAAGCCGCAGGCGTTCTTCGTCTACGACCTCGAGGACTACGCCGACCGGCTGCGCGGCTTCTACTTCGAGCTCGAGCCGATCGCCCCCGGGCCGCTCGTGCGCACGACCGGCGAGCTGGTGCGGGCGCTGGGCGACCTCGACGGGCTGCACGCGCGTTACGCCGAGCGCCGGCGTGCCTTCCACGAGCGCTTCTGCGGCCTCGAGGACGGCGGCGCCACGCGCCGGGTCCTCGACCGGGCGCTCGCGCTGGCCCGCGAGCGCGGCGCGCGCTAG
- the ligA gene encoding NAD-dependent DNA ligase LigA: protein MTEPGPAERIAELAELLRHHRDLYYRGVPELPDADYDALEDELRALVAKHPDLAPPDSPLATPGAPAKLEGQTIRHQQRMLSLDKANQPEQVATFMGRFPGQRFRVTPKLDGLSLSLVYEDGALAYAATRGDGTIGELVTHAIKHVVPELPLEVPAQGRVEVRGEAVMLRSTFAAYNEAHPDRPLVNPRNGAAGTLRHKDPEACARDGRVLTFIGFDLLGGLEDRPFDEALRELGFTAPEADDVDDADGAIAAVTRIGEQRPQLDFDIDGAVIRLASRAAFEAAGATSSAPRGALAFKFPAEERSTTLKAVTWQVGKIGRVAPVAELEPVFVGGTTISRATLHNPAMIAARDIRVGDRVVVRRAGDVIPFIAASIESERTGDETEIAVPEHCPSCGTPLVVKGEGQERWCENLTCPAQGVRRLIHATSRPAFDMEAVGPTWTERLAEDGLLTRISDFFRLTKDQLLAYDGMGEVSATRMLESIASSKGVGLRRAFIALAVPMAAGGVAQRLCQHGFARLEDVAEASEEELQQVDDVGPKVAASVHAFFAREEVRRELADLRELGVDLDVAEEDRPVDVAEAAETPLKGATVVVTGAISHHANGATVTRPDFTKLLERAGATAASSVSGNTDMLITGANVGASKTAKAEKLGVQVVDQEQAWRWLVDAGLA, encoded by the coding sequence ATGACCGAGCCGGGTCCCGCAGAGCGCATCGCCGAGCTGGCGGAGCTCCTCCGCCACCACCGCGACCTCTACTACCGCGGCGTCCCCGAGCTGCCCGACGCCGACTACGACGCGCTGGAGGACGAGCTGCGCGCGCTCGTCGCCAAGCACCCGGACCTCGCGCCGCCCGACAGCCCGCTGGCGACGCCGGGAGCGCCGGCCAAGCTCGAGGGCCAGACCATCCGCCACCAGCAGCGGATGCTCTCGCTCGACAAGGCCAACCAGCCCGAGCAGGTCGCGACGTTCATGGGCCGCTTCCCCGGCCAGCGCTTCCGCGTGACGCCCAAGCTCGACGGGCTCTCGCTCTCCCTCGTCTACGAGGACGGGGCGCTCGCCTACGCCGCCACCCGCGGCGACGGCACGATCGGCGAGCTCGTCACCCACGCGATCAAGCACGTGGTGCCCGAGCTGCCGCTCGAGGTCCCCGCCCAGGGACGGGTGGAGGTGCGCGGCGAGGCGGTCATGCTGCGCTCGACCTTCGCCGCCTACAACGAGGCCCACCCGGACCGGCCGCTGGTGAACCCGCGCAACGGCGCCGCCGGGACGCTGCGCCACAAGGACCCCGAGGCGTGCGCGCGCGACGGGCGCGTCCTGACCTTCATCGGCTTCGACCTCCTCGGCGGCCTCGAGGACCGGCCGTTCGACGAGGCGCTGCGCGAGCTGGGCTTCACCGCGCCCGAGGCCGATGACGTCGACGACGCCGACGGCGCCATCGCGGCGGTCACCCGCATCGGCGAGCAGCGCCCGCAGCTGGACTTCGACATCGACGGCGCCGTCATCCGCCTGGCCAGTCGCGCGGCGTTCGAGGCCGCCGGCGCGACGAGCAGCGCGCCCCGCGGCGCCCTGGCGTTCAAGTTCCCCGCCGAGGAGCGCTCCACCACCCTCAAGGCCGTCACCTGGCAGGTCGGCAAGATCGGTCGCGTCGCGCCCGTCGCCGAGCTCGAGCCGGTCTTCGTCGGCGGCACGACGATCAGCCGCGCGACGCTGCACAACCCGGCCATGATCGCCGCGCGCGACATCCGCGTCGGCGACCGCGTCGTCGTGCGCCGCGCCGGCGACGTCATCCCGTTCATCGCCGCCTCGATCGAGAGCGAGCGCACAGGCGACGAGACGGAGATCGCGGTCCCCGAGCACTGCCCGTCCTGCGGGACGCCGCTCGTGGTCAAGGGCGAGGGCCAGGAGCGCTGGTGCGAGAACCTCACGTGCCCGGCCCAGGGCGTCCGGCGGCTCATCCACGCGACGTCGCGCCCCGCGTTCGACATGGAGGCGGTCGGCCCGACGTGGACCGAGCGCCTGGCCGAGGACGGCCTGCTCACCCGCATCTCGGACTTCTTCCGCCTCACGAAGGACCAGCTGCTGGCCTACGACGGCATGGGCGAGGTGAGCGCGACGCGGATGCTCGAGTCGATCGCCTCCTCCAAGGGCGTCGGCCTGCGGCGGGCGTTCATCGCCCTCGCCGTGCCGATGGCCGCCGGCGGCGTCGCCCAGCGCCTGTGCCAGCACGGCTTCGCCCGCCTCGAGGACGTCGCCGAGGCCAGCGAGGAGGAGCTCCAGCAGGTGGATGACGTCGGGCCGAAGGTCGCCGCGTCGGTCCACGCGTTCTTCGCCCGCGAGGAGGTCCGCCGGGAGCTCGCCGACCTGCGCGAGCTCGGCGTCGACCTCGACGTCGCCGAGGAGGACAGGCCCGTCGACGTCGCGGAGGCCGCCGAGACGCCGCTCAAGGGCGCGACGGTCGTCGTCACGGGGGCGATCAGCCACCACGCCAACGGCGCGACGGTCACCCGGCCGGACTTCACGAAGCTCCTGGAACGCGCGGGCGCCACCGCCGCCAGCTCGGTCAGCGGCAACACCGACATGCTCATCACCGGCGCGAACGTCGGGGCGAGCAAGACGGCCAAGGCCGAGAAGCTCGGCGTGCAGGTCGTCGACCAGGAGCAGGCCTGGCGCTGGCTGGTGGACGCCGGGCTGGCCTAG